A part of Vulpes lagopus strain Blue_001 chromosome 4, ASM1834538v1, whole genome shotgun sequence genomic DNA contains:
- the SOD3 gene encoding extracellular superoxide dismutase [Cu-Zn] isoform X2 has product MSPAARCPPPAMLAPALLCAHLLLAAPASRAQDEPGPGAAAAAAAQLSDMHDKVTAIWQQLVQRAAEPGAPGSALHAACRVQPSASLDAAQPRVSGLVLFRQAAPGAPLEAFFHLDGFPAERNGSRRAIHVHRFGDLSPGCEAAGPHYNPRAAPHPQHPGDFGNFAVRDGRVRKHRGGLAASLAGPHSIVGRAVVVHAGEDDLGRGGDPASLDHGNAGRRLACCVVGVCGPLPWARAAREHAERRKRRRDSDCQAA; this is encoded by the exons ATGTCGCCTGCAGCCAG GTGCCCGCCCCCGGCCATGCTGGCGCCCGCGCTGCTCTGCGCCCACCTGCTGCTGGCGGCCCCCGCCTCGCGCGCCCAGGACGAGCCCGGccccggcgcggcggcggcggcggcggcgcagctCAGCGACATGCACGACAAGGTGACGGCCATCTGGCAGCAGCTGGTGCAGCGCGCGGCCGAGCCGGGGGCCCCGGGGTCCGCGCTGCACGCCGCCTGCCGGGTGCAGCCGTCCGCCTCGCTGGACGCCGCGCAGCCGCGGGTGAGCGGCCTCGTGCTGTTCCGCCAGGCGGCGCCCGGCGCCCCGCTCGAGGCCTTCTTCCACCTGGACGGCTTCCCGGCCGAGCGCAACGGCTCCCGCCGCGCCATCCACGTGCACCGCTTCGGCGACCTGAGCCCGGGCTGCGAGGCCGCGGGGCCGCACTACAACCCGCGCGCCGCGCCGCACCCGCAGCACCCGGGCGACTTCGGCAACTTCGCGGTGCGCGACGGCCGCGTGCGGAAGCACCGCGGCGGCCTGGCCGCCTCCCTCGCCGGCCCGCACTCCATCGTGGGCCGCGCCGTCGTGGTGCACGCGGGCGAGGACGACCTGGGCCGCGGCGGCGACCCCGCCAGCCTGGACCACGGCAACGCGGGCCGCCGCCTGGCCTGCTGCGTGGTCGGCGTGTGCGGGCCGCTGCCCTGGGCGCGCGCGGCGCGGGAGCACGCGGAGCGCAGGAAGCGGCGGCGGGACAGCGACTGCCAGGCGGCCTGA